A single Pseudomonas sp. MM223 DNA region contains:
- the cmpR_4 gene encoding HTH-type transcriptional activator CmpR (*Name cmpR_4): MREISLDRLRTLVVIADLGSFAEAARQLNLAPPTISLHVAELEARIGAPLLGRTRGQVRPTVIGETLLARARRLLADADLALDEVRRQVEGLTGRVRLGASTGAIAHLLPQALEHLRVDHPGIDVQVQVLTSQASLGRLREGTLDIGLVALPQVAGKGLTVTPWRRDPILAYVPADWQPPAKVTPAWLAQRALILNDSSTQLSRVTGEWFAAAGFTPSRGSS, translated from the coding sequence ATGCGCGAAATCAGCCTTGACCGCCTCCGCACCCTGGTGGTCATTGCCGACCTGGGCTCTTTCGCCGAGGCCGCCCGCCAGCTCAACCTGGCTCCGCCCACCATCAGCCTGCACGTGGCCGAACTGGAAGCACGTATCGGCGCCCCATTGCTTGGCCGCACCCGCGGCCAGGTGCGCCCCACGGTCATTGGTGAAACGCTGCTGGCCCGTGCCCGGCGCCTGCTGGCCGACGCCGACCTGGCGCTGGATGAAGTGCGCCGTCAGGTTGAGGGGCTGACCGGTCGGGTGCGCCTGGGGGCGTCCACCGGTGCTATCGCCCACTTGCTGCCACAGGCGCTGGAGCACCTGCGGGTGGACCATCCTGGGATCGACGTGCAGGTACAAGTGCTGACCTCCCAGGCGTCGCTGGGGCGATTGCGTGAGGGCACGCTGGATATCGGCCTGGTGGCCTTGCCGCAGGTAGCCGGTAAAGGGCTGACCGTTACCCCTTGGCGGCGCGACCCGATCCTGGCCTATGTGCCGGCCGACTGGCAGCCGCCAGCGAAGGTCACACCGGCCTGGCTGGCGCAGCGGGCGTTGATTCTCAACGACAGCAGTACCCAGCTTTCGCGGGTTACCGGGGAGTGGTTCGCGGCAGCGGGTTTTACCCCGAGCCGCGGATCGAGCTGA
- a CDS encoding putative tautomerase produces MPYVHIRVTDEGVTAEHKRQLIEGATRLLQDVLGKPPASTFVVIEEVPTDNWGVGGETVTALRARERG; encoded by the coding sequence ATGCCTTATGTACATATCCGCGTAACCGATGAAGGGGTTACTGCCGAGCACAAGCGCCAGCTCATCGAAGGGGCGACCCGCCTGCTGCAAGACGTGCTGGGCAAGCCACCGGCCAGCACCTTTGTGGTGATCGAAGAGGTGCCAACCGACAACTGGGGTGTAGGTGGGGAGACAGTGACCGCGCTGCGGGCGCGAGAACGGGGTTGA
- the bacC_1 gene encoding Dihydroanticapsin 7-dehydrogenase (*Name bacC_1) yields the protein MNKPSTVIITGASSGLGFALAEAFLERGDNVVGNARSQARLEQAAARLGHPSRFVGVAGDIAQAGTAQRLFATALQTFGGVDMLINNAGIFIAKPFAEYSEADVDALVGTNLKGFFYPAQEAARIMTRQGYGQIIAITASIALQPNTRVPALLPVLVKGGLNQAVKGLALELAASGVQVNAVAPGIIETPLHGDNVQGMGALSPSGRTGSPQDVVDAVLYLADSRFVSGVILPVDGGSTAGTWH from the coding sequence ATGAACAAGCCAAGCACCGTCATTATCACTGGCGCTTCCAGCGGCCTGGGGTTCGCCCTGGCCGAGGCCTTCCTCGAACGCGGCGACAACGTGGTCGGCAATGCCCGCAGCCAGGCACGCCTGGAGCAGGCCGCCGCCCGCCTCGGCCACCCCTCGCGCTTCGTCGGCGTGGCGGGCGACATTGCCCAGGCGGGCACAGCGCAGCGGCTGTTTGCTACCGCCCTGCAAACCTTTGGCGGGGTGGACATGCTGATCAACAACGCAGGCATCTTCATTGCCAAACCCTTTGCCGAATACAGCGAGGCCGATGTCGACGCGCTGGTCGGCACCAACCTCAAGGGCTTCTTCTACCCAGCCCAGGAAGCGGCGCGGATCATGACCCGCCAGGGGTACGGGCAAATCATCGCCATCACTGCCTCCATCGCCCTGCAACCAAACACCCGCGTGCCGGCCCTGCTGCCGGTGCTGGTCAAGGGTGGCCTGAACCAGGCGGTGAAAGGCCTGGCGCTGGAGCTGGCGGCCAGCGGCGTGCAGGTGAATGCCGTGGCACCGGGGATCATCGAAACGCCGCTGCATGGCGACAATGTGCAGGGGATGGGCGCGTTGTCGCCCAGTGGCCGCACCGGCTCGCCCCAGGACGTGGTGGATGCTGTGCTGTACCTGGCCGACTCGCGCTTTGTCAGCGGCGTCATCCTGCCCGTGGATGGCGGTAGCACCGCTGGCACCTGGCACTGA
- the pgrR_2 gene encoding HTH-type transcriptional regulator PgrR (*Name pgrR_2) has translation MSRHFDDLQLGSLELFCLAADSGSFTAAAAEAGVTPAAVSRSVARLEERLGVRLFVRTTRQMRLSSAGLAYYQQCRQALGQLVEAERQVTGGQVEPSGRLRISVPTPYAHHRLLPLLPRFRQRYPKVQVDVHVSNRNVDFAEEPFDLAIRGREPVDSRLVARRLEDAELVVVATPGYLATAGVPRVPEDLLRHECIQFEMPSSGRRPPWSFRQDGRQVELDTQGALTCLGDFLATATLVRHGGGLMQAYRFTVQDALAKGELVEVLTEFGGTSRPFLLIYPQARYMPQRVRVFIDFLFAEAGLPLG, from the coding sequence ATGAGCCGCCATTTCGATGACCTGCAACTGGGCAGCCTGGAGTTGTTCTGCCTGGCCGCCGACAGCGGCAGCTTCACTGCCGCAGCCGCAGAAGCCGGCGTCACCCCGGCGGCGGTCAGCCGCAGCGTGGCGCGTCTGGAGGAGCGCCTGGGGGTACGGCTGTTCGTCCGGACAACACGGCAGATGCGCTTGTCGAGCGCAGGCCTGGCCTATTACCAGCAATGCCGGCAGGCGCTTGGGCAACTGGTCGAGGCCGAGCGCCAGGTGACCGGCGGGCAGGTCGAGCCGAGCGGTCGCCTGCGCATCAGCGTGCCCACGCCCTATGCCCACCACCGGCTTTTGCCGCTGCTGCCGAGGTTTCGCCAGCGTTACCCGAAGGTGCAGGTGGACGTGCATGTCAGCAACCGCAACGTAGACTTTGCCGAGGAGCCGTTCGACCTGGCCATCCGTGGCCGCGAACCGGTCGATTCACGTTTGGTGGCACGCCGCCTGGAGGACGCGGAACTGGTGGTAGTGGCCACACCAGGCTATCTGGCCACGGCAGGTGTGCCGCGGGTACCGGAAGATTTGCTGCGGCACGAATGCATCCAGTTTGAAATGCCCAGCAGTGGCCGCCGCCCGCCGTGGAGCTTCCGCCAGGACGGCCGCCAGGTGGAGCTCGACACCCAGGGCGCGCTCACCTGCCTGGGCGATTTTCTCGCCACTGCCACGCTGGTACGCCATGGTGGCGGGCTGATGCAGGCCTATCGGTTTACCGTGCAGGATGCGTTGGCCAAGGGGGAACTGGTGGAGGTGCTCACTGAGTTTGGCGGGACTTCGCGGCCCTTCTTGCTGATCTACCCGCAAGCCCGGTACATGCCGCAACGGGTGCGGGTGTTCATCGACTTCCTGTTTGCCGAGGCCGGATTACCGCTGGGCTGA
- the oprD_8 gene encoding Porin D (*Name oprD_8) — protein sequence MTCRLPLKLAACMALSGVGNVAMAADEAAQGFIEGSTLNVLNRNFYFNRDNRDSAAPTHNPGKQPDSGYSEAWAHAVIARFESGFTQGTVGVGLDAFAMLGLKLDTGGGRNGGRSSFDVLPVDHDGQARDAYTKVGGAAKVRLYDTVLKVGDVFPANPVVAAGDSRLLPESFRGVTLENTSIKDLTLQAGRLHAMSQPVSSDLRENFVTFYGGPVDSPWIAYGGGDYTLNEHVSVSLFSSRLKEVWNQYYAGTSLSWPLSDELALIGGFNYYKAVDEGQQRLGAFDNDIWSAKLGVRFGAHTLALTHQRNNGDDDFDYLRQSDSIFLDNSIQYSDFNSPKERSWMLRYDLNLAAYGVPGLSFMTRYGKGTDADYSNANAFYMRRDADGNPLTDQKRWERDIEVKYVVQTGAAKDLSLRIRQATTRATAFESDLDEVRLIVEYPLSIL from the coding sequence ATGACCTGCAGATTACCCCTGAAACTGGCTGCGTGCATGGCGCTATCCGGCGTCGGCAACGTGGCGATGGCGGCGGATGAGGCCGCGCAAGGTTTTATCGAGGGCAGCACGCTCAACGTGCTTAACCGCAACTTCTACTTCAACCGCGACAACCGCGACTCTGCAGCCCCCACGCACAACCCCGGCAAGCAACCTGATAGCGGCTATTCAGAAGCCTGGGCCCATGCCGTCATTGCCCGTTTCGAGTCGGGTTTCACCCAGGGCACCGTGGGTGTTGGCCTGGATGCGTTCGCCATGCTCGGCCTCAAGCTGGACACCGGCGGCGGCCGCAACGGCGGGCGTAGTTCGTTCGATGTATTGCCGGTAGACCACGACGGCCAGGCCCGTGACGCGTACACCAAGGTGGGTGGTGCGGCCAAGGTGCGCCTGTACGACACGGTACTGAAGGTAGGCGATGTGTTCCCGGCCAACCCGGTGGTGGCCGCTGGCGACTCACGGCTGCTGCCGGAAAGCTTCCGTGGCGTAACCCTGGAGAACACCAGCATCAAGGACCTCACCCTGCAGGCCGGACGCCTGCATGCCATGAGCCAGCCGGTGTCCAGTGACCTGCGGGAGAACTTCGTGACCTTCTATGGCGGCCCGGTCGATTCGCCGTGGATCGCCTATGGCGGCGGTGACTACACGCTCAACGAACATGTCAGCGTCAGCCTGTTCAGCAGCCGGCTCAAGGAGGTGTGGAACCAGTACTACGCCGGCACCAGCCTGAGCTGGCCGCTGAGCGATGAGCTGGCCCTGATTGGCGGCTTCAACTATTACAAGGCCGTGGATGAAGGGCAGCAGCGCCTGGGCGCCTTCGACAACGATATCTGGAGCGCCAAGCTGGGTGTGCGCTTCGGCGCCCATACCCTGGCCCTGACGCACCAGCGCAACAATGGCGACGATGACTTCGACTACCTGCGCCAGTCCGACTCGATCTTCCTCGACAACTCCATCCAGTACAGCGACTTCAACTCGCCCAAAGAGCGTTCGTGGATGCTGCGCTATGACCTGAACCTGGCCGCCTACGGTGTTCCCGGGCTGTCGTTCATGACGCGCTACGGCAAAGGCACCGATGCCGATTATTCCAATGCCAACGCGTTCTACATGCGCCGCGATGCCGACGGCAACCCGCTGACCGACCAGAAGCGCTGGGAGCGTGACATCGAGGTCAAATACGTGGTGCAGACCGGTGCGGCCAAGGACTTGTCGCTGCGCATACGCCAGGCCACCACCCGGGCCACGGCGTTCGAGTCGGACCTGGACGAAGTGCGGCTGATCGTGGAATACCCGTTGTCGATCCTGTGA
- the dddP_1 gene encoding Dimethlysulfonioproprionate lyase DddP (*Name dddP_1) has product MFHGVGLCDEYPCIRYPEDLESYGYEGELQPGMALCVEAYVGEVGGRDGIKLENQLLVTEDGYELLTHYPFEESFLRD; this is encoded by the coding sequence ATGTTCCATGGTGTGGGGCTGTGCGACGAGTACCCGTGCATTCGTTACCCGGAAGACCTTGAGTCTTACGGTTACGAAGGAGAATTGCAGCCGGGCATGGCCTTGTGTGTGGAGGCCTACGTGGGGGAGGTGGGAGGGCGTGATGGCATCAAGCTGGAAAACCAGTTGCTGGTGACCGAGGACGGGTATGAGTTGTTGACCCATTACCCGTTTGAGGAAAGCTTCCTGCGCGATTGA
- the oprM_2 gene encoding Outer membrane protein OprM (*Name oprM_2): MRLSPLPLILALALALAGCVNLAPDYQRPAAPVAEQWPGTPATSSNTADIAWQALFVDTRLRDTVALALANNRDLRVAALNVEYQRAQYRIQRATLLPSVSASADGTRQRSVSNGSNAVSSQYSVGLGVSSYELDLFGRLGNLKDDALEDYLALEQTRRSTQISLVAEVASAWMTLAADQQLLALAKETYASQQKTHDLVQQSHALGGESGLSLAQALSTVESARADVASYQSQVEQDRNALELLVGRRLESKLLPGDARLDAALLVGVPAGLPSSLLQRRPDVLAAEHTLKAANADIGAARAAFFPSVTLTASGGSASSELSGLFAGGSRAWSFAPSVNLPIFNAGSNRAALDAAKVSRDIEVATYEKTLQTAFSEVADALAVRGHINERLDAQRGLTSATEKSYDLSLALYKQGSESFLEVLDAQRSLYSAQQTLISLELAEQQNRVTLYKVLGGGWQG; the protein is encoded by the coding sequence ATGCGCCTGTCCCCTCTTCCCTTGATACTGGCCCTGGCCCTGGCCCTGGCCGGTTGCGTGAACCTGGCCCCGGACTACCAGCGCCCGGCCGCCCCGGTGGCCGAGCAATGGCCAGGTACCCCGGCCACCAGCAGCAACACGGCCGACATCGCCTGGCAAGCCCTGTTCGTCGACACTCGCCTGCGCGACACTGTGGCGCTGGCCTTGGCCAACAACCGCGACCTGCGCGTGGCGGCCTTGAACGTCGAGTACCAGCGCGCGCAGTACCGTATCCAGCGTGCGACGCTGTTGCCGTCGGTTTCCGCCAGTGCCGACGGCACCCGCCAACGCAGCGTGAGCAATGGCAGCAACGCCGTCAGCAGCCAGTACAGCGTCGGCCTCGGGGTGAGCAGTTACGAGCTGGACCTGTTTGGCCGCCTGGGCAACCTCAAGGACGACGCGCTGGAAGACTATCTGGCGCTAGAGCAGACCCGGCGCAGCACGCAGATAAGCCTGGTGGCTGAAGTGGCCAGTGCCTGGATGACCTTGGCGGCCGACCAGCAACTGCTGGCACTGGCCAAGGAAACCTACGCCAGCCAGCAGAAAACCCATGACCTGGTGCAACAGAGCCACGCGCTGGGTGGCGAGTCTGGCCTCAGCTTGGCGCAGGCGCTGAGCACGGTGGAATCGGCACGCGCCGACGTTGCCAGCTACCAAAGCCAGGTGGAGCAGGACCGCAACGCACTGGAGTTGCTGGTGGGGCGCCGCCTGGAAAGCAAACTGCTGCCGGGGGATGCCCGCCTCGATGCGGCGCTACTGGTCGGCGTGCCGGCAGGCTTGCCGTCAAGCCTGTTGCAGCGGCGCCCGGATGTGCTGGCGGCCGAGCACACGCTCAAGGCAGCCAATGCCGACATTGGCGCAGCGCGGGCGGCGTTCTTCCCCAGCGTCACCCTGACCGCCAGCGGTGGCAGCGCCAGCAGCGAGCTGTCCGGTTTGTTTGCCGGTGGTAGCCGCGCCTGGAGCTTTGCACCATCGGTCAACCTGCCGATCTTCAATGCCGGCAGCAACCGGGCAGCGCTGGATGCGGCCAAGGTCAGCCGCGACATCGAGGTGGCCACCTATGAGAAAACCCTGCAGACCGCCTTCAGTGAAGTGGCCGATGCATTGGCCGTGCGCGGGCACATCAATGAGCGCCTGGATGCCCAACGTGGCCTGACCAGCGCCACCGAGAAAAGCTATGACCTGTCGCTGGCGCTGTACAAGCAAGGCTCGGAAAGCTTCCTTGAAGTACTGGATGCGCAGCGCTCGCTGTATTCGGCGCAGCAGACGCTGATCAGCCTGGAGCTGGCAGAGCAGCAGAACCGGGTGACCTTGTACAAGGTGCTGGGCGGTGGCTGGCAGGGCTGA
- the mexB gene encoding Multidrug resistance protein MexB (*Name mexB) — protein MKKVYLQGEADKRMLAEDIGAWYVRNDSDAMVPLSAFTSTSWSTASPLLERFNGFGAYELVGEPASGVSSGDAMAAVEQIMAQLPEGIGYAWAGQSYQERLAGNQAPLLYAISILFVFLCLAALYESWSVPFAVMLVVPVGILGALVLTGLRGLANDVYFQVGLLTTVGLAAKNAILIVEFAKEGYERGQDLLAATLEAVRIRLRPVLMTSLAFILGVLPLALSNGAGAGGRQAIGTGVLGGMLAATLLGLFFIPLFYVLVQRLAARRNAPSTDVVAGEA, from the coding sequence GTGAAGAAGGTGTACCTGCAAGGCGAGGCCGACAAGCGCATGCTGGCCGAGGACATCGGCGCCTGGTACGTGCGCAACGACAGCGATGCCATGGTGCCATTGTCGGCGTTCACCAGCACCTCGTGGAGCACTGCCTCGCCGCTGCTGGAGCGCTTCAACGGCTTTGGTGCGTACGAACTGGTTGGCGAGCCGGCCAGTGGCGTCAGCTCTGGCGACGCCATGGCGGCGGTCGAGCAGATCATGGCGCAGCTGCCGGAGGGCATCGGCTATGCCTGGGCCGGCCAGTCCTACCAGGAACGCCTGGCCGGCAACCAGGCGCCGTTGCTGTATGCCATTTCCATCCTGTTCGTGTTCCTGTGCCTGGCGGCGTTGTACGAGAGCTGGTCGGTGCCGTTCGCGGTAATGCTGGTGGTGCCGGTGGGCATCCTTGGCGCCTTGGTGCTGACCGGGCTGCGCGGCCTGGCCAACGATGTGTACTTCCAGGTCGGCCTGCTGACCACCGTGGGCCTGGCAGCGAAAAACGCGATCCTGATCGTCGAGTTCGCCAAGGAGGGCTACGAACGCGGCCAGGACTTGCTCGCCGCCACCCTGGAGGCCGTGCGCATCCGCCTGCGCCCGGTGCTGATGACCTCACTGGCGTTCATCCTCGGCGTGCTGCCGCTGGCCCTGAGCAACGGTGCCGGTGCCGGCGGGCGCCAGGCCATCGGTACCGGTGTGCTTGGCGGCATGCTCGCCGCCACCTTGCTCGGCCTGTTCTTCATCCCTTTGTTCTATGTACTGGTGCAGCGCCTGGCCGCGCGCCGCAACGCCCCAAGCACCGACGTTGTCGCAGGAGAAGCCTGA
- the acrB_1 gene encoding Multidrug efflux pump subunit AcrB (*Name acrB_1), which produces MARFFIDRPIFAWVIAILVMLGGGLAIFQLPLAQYPNIAPPQISLSATYTGASAKTMEDSVTQVIEQQMTGLDGLTYMSSSSSSAGSASITLTFEAGTDINTAQMLVQTKLEQAKARLPEAVQQQGIEIHNSASDFLIILSLVSDNPDVSATDISDFISSTLYDQISRVSGVGQVTTLGSSYAMRIWLDPDKLKQYALMPSDVSSALEAQNVDTSAGQLGALPARAGQQLNATINARSKLQTAAQFRDLVLKHNSAGAVVTLADVARVELGSESYDVVAEHNGRPSGGLAVSLATGANALDVSEAVQAKLAELQQFFPSKLQLRSEVAYNTAPFVKISIEEVVKTLFEAIALVVLIMYLFMQNLRATLIPAIAVPVVLLGTFGVLALLGYSINTLTMFGMVLAIGLLVDDAIVVVENVERIMAEKGLQPREATRQSMGEISGALVGIAVVLSAVFVPMAFFGGSTGVIYRQFSVTLVAAMTLSVLVAMTLTPALCATLLKPVPAHSEPRRGFFGWFNRHFERTSRRYQQAVGTVLARPLRALLVYALVLGGVALMFQKLPSAFLPEEDQGMLMMQMTLPVGGTDERLQAVSSQVQGYMLQQPEVASILTVRGLGNGGNAQNSGRGFIKLKDWSERQGEEHSAAAVAQRANRALSKILDANVFVIAPPAIQGLGQSSGFDVQLQDLAGLGHAELLKARDQFIDLAAKGPRLANVRAQGLEDTPQLNVAIDDRKAGAMGVAASDINTTLSTVMGGATSTTSSMPAG; this is translated from the coding sequence ATGGCACGTTTTTTCATCGACCGGCCGATCTTTGCCTGGGTCATCGCCATCCTGGTGATGCTGGGCGGCGGCCTGGCCATCTTCCAGCTGCCGTTGGCGCAATACCCCAACATTGCCCCGCCGCAAATCAGCCTCAGCGCCACCTACACCGGCGCCTCGGCCAAGACCATGGAAGACTCGGTGACCCAGGTGATCGAGCAGCAGATGACCGGCCTGGACGGCCTCACCTACATGTCGTCCAGCAGCAGCTCGGCGGGCAGCGCCTCGATCACCCTCACCTTCGAGGCCGGTACCGACATCAACACTGCGCAGATGCTGGTGCAGACCAAGCTGGAGCAGGCCAAGGCGCGGTTGCCCGAAGCCGTGCAGCAACAAGGTATCGAGATTCACAACTCGGCCAGCGACTTCCTGATCATCCTTTCGCTGGTGTCGGACAACCCCGACGTCAGCGCCACCGACATCAGCGACTTCATCTCCAGCACCCTGTACGACCAGATCAGCCGGGTCAGCGGCGTCGGCCAGGTGACCACGCTGGGTTCGAGCTACGCCATGCGCATCTGGCTCGACCCGGACAAGCTCAAGCAGTACGCGCTGATGCCGTCGGATGTGAGCAGCGCGCTGGAGGCACAGAACGTCGACACCTCGGCCGGCCAGCTGGGCGCCCTGCCCGCCCGCGCCGGCCAACAGCTCAACGCCACCATCAATGCACGCAGCAAGTTGCAGACCGCTGCGCAGTTCCGCGACCTGGTGCTCAAGCACAACAGCGCTGGCGCAGTGGTGACGCTGGCCGACGTAGCCCGGGTGGAGCTTGGCAGCGAGAGTTATGACGTGGTCGCCGAGCACAACGGCCGCCCCTCCGGCGGCCTGGCGGTGAGCCTGGCCACCGGCGCCAACGCGCTGGACGTGTCCGAAGCGGTGCAAGCCAAGCTCGCCGAGCTTCAGCAGTTCTTCCCCAGCAAGCTGCAACTGCGCAGCGAAGTGGCCTACAACACCGCGCCGTTCGTGAAGATTTCCATCGAGGAAGTGGTCAAGACGCTGTTCGAGGCCATCGCCCTGGTGGTGCTCATCATGTACCTATTCATGCAAAACCTGCGCGCCACGCTGATCCCGGCCATTGCCGTACCGGTGGTGTTACTGGGTACCTTTGGTGTGCTGGCCCTGCTCGGTTACTCGATCAACACCCTGACCATGTTCGGCATGGTGCTGGCCATCGGTTTGCTGGTGGACGATGCCATCGTGGTGGTGGAGAACGTTGAACGCATCATGGCCGAAAAAGGCTTGCAGCCGCGCGAGGCGACGCGCCAGTCGATGGGCGAGATCAGCGGCGCGCTGGTGGGCATTGCCGTGGTGCTGTCGGCAGTCTTCGTGCCCATGGCGTTCTTTGGCGGCTCTACCGGGGTGATCTACCGGCAGTTCTCCGTCACCCTGGTGGCAGCCATGACGCTGTCGGTACTGGTGGCCATGACCCTCACCCCGGCCTTGTGCGCCACGTTGCTCAAGCCCGTGCCCGCCCACAGTGAGCCGCGTCGGGGCTTCTTCGGCTGGTTCAACCGCCACTTCGAGCGCACGTCCCGACGTTACCAGCAGGCGGTTGGCACGGTGCTGGCACGCCCGCTGCGAGCCCTGCTGGTGTACGCCCTGGTGCTGGGCGGTGTGGCGCTGATGTTCCAGAAACTGCCGTCGGCGTTCCTGCCTGAAGAAGACCAAGGCATGCTGATGATGCAAATGACCCTGCCGGTAGGCGGCACCGACGAACGCTTGCAAGCGGTGAGTAGCCAGGTGCAGGGCTACATGCTGCAACAACCGGAAGTGGCCTCGATCCTGACCGTACGGGGCCTTGGCAATGGCGGCAACGCCCAGAACTCGGGGCGCGGCTTTATCAAGCTGAAGGACTGGAGCGAACGCCAGGGCGAGGAGCACAGCGCCGCGGCCGTGGCGCAACGGGCCAACAGGGCACTGTCGAAGATCCTCGATGCCAACGTATTCGTCATCGCACCGCCGGCCATTCAGGGCCTGGGCCAGAGTTCTGGCTTTGATGTGCAGTTGCAGGACCTGGCCGGCCTGGGCCACGCCGAGCTGCTCAAGGCACGCGACCAGTTCATCGACCTGGCGGCCAAGGGCCCGCGCCTGGCCAATGTGCGTGCCCAAGGCCTGGAAGACACGCCCCAGCTGAACGTCGCCATCGACGACCGCAAAGCCGGTGCCATGGGGGTTGCCGCCAGTGACATCAACACCACCCTCAGCACCGTGATGGGGGGAGCTACGTCAACGACTTCGTCGATGCCGGCCGGGTGA
- the mexA gene encoding Multidrug resistance protein MexA (*Name mexA), with protein sequence MPTLFHSLMFARSPLTRALLLGAGLLLIGGCREAETAGAAPPVQEVAVYEVTTTAQPLATTLPGRASAHLIAEIRPQVGGIIQKRLFSEGDTVKAGQALYQIDPQPYQAALAQAEATVSSARATLKAAELKARRDAQLVKIDAISAEDNESAQAALLEARASVQSAQATQRSAHINLGYTRINAPIDGRTATSSVTPGALVTAEQTTALTTVQQLDPIYVDFTQPSSTLLRLKRELAEGKLAPSPQQDATRISLELEDGSTYAHAGTLTFNGVSVDESTGSVTFRAVVPNPDGLLMPGMYLKATVQEGVQADAILVPQQAVSRDERGDATALVVVDGKVQQRELTLARAVGNRWWVSQGLAAGDQLIIQGLQKVRVGQQVQVQDNPLTARNDSKRGE encoded by the coding sequence ATGCCTACGCTATTCCACTCCCTGATGTTCGCCCGTTCGCCCCTGACGCGCGCCCTGCTGCTGGGTGCCGGCCTGTTGCTCATCGGCGGTTGCCGCGAGGCCGAAACTGCTGGCGCAGCGCCGCCCGTGCAAGAAGTTGCAGTGTACGAAGTGACCACCACTGCCCAGCCCCTGGCTACCACCCTGCCCGGCCGCGCCAGCGCTCACCTGATTGCCGAAATCCGCCCGCAGGTCGGCGGCATCATCCAGAAGCGCCTGTTCAGCGAAGGTGACACGGTCAAGGCCGGCCAGGCGCTGTACCAGATCGACCCACAGCCGTACCAGGCCGCGCTGGCCCAGGCCGAGGCCACCGTCAGCTCGGCCCGCGCCACGCTCAAGGCCGCCGAGCTGAAGGCCAGGCGCGATGCACAACTGGTGAAGATCGACGCCATCAGCGCCGAAGACAACGAAAGCGCCCAGGCCGCCCTGCTCGAAGCCCGTGCCAGCGTGCAATCGGCCCAGGCCACGCAGCGCAGCGCACATATCAACCTCGGCTACACCCGCATCAACGCACCAATCGATGGCCGCACCGCCACTTCCTCGGTCACCCCCGGCGCGTTGGTCACGGCCGAGCAGACCACTGCGCTGACTACTGTGCAGCAACTGGACCCGATCTACGTCGATTTCACCCAGCCCAGCAGCACCCTGCTGCGGCTGAAACGCGAGCTGGCCGAAGGCAAACTGGCGCCCAGCCCCCAGCAGGACGCCACCCGTATCAGCCTGGAGCTGGAAGACGGCAGCACCTACGCCCACGCCGGCACCCTCACCTTCAACGGCGTAAGCGTGGATGAAAGCACCGGCAGCGTAACCTTCCGCGCCGTGGTGCCGAACCCTGACGGCCTGCTGATGCCGGGCATGTACCTCAAGGCCACCGTGCAGGAAGGCGTGCAGGCGGATGCCATCCTGGTGCCACAGCAGGCCGTGAGCCGTGACGAACGCGGCGACGCCACCGCCCTGGTGGTAGTCGATGGCAAGGTGCAACAGCGCGAGCTGACCCTGGCCCGTGCAGTGGGCAACCGCTGGTGGGTCAGCCAGGGCCTGGCCGCGGGTGACCAGCTGATTATCCAGGGCCTGCAAAAGGTCCGCGTCGGCCAGCAAGTCCAGGTACAGGACAACCCCCTGACCGCCCGCAACGACAGCAAGCGAGGCGAATGA